One segment of Haloplanus natans DSM 17983 DNA contains the following:
- the argH gene encoding argininosuccinate lyase → MLWENTEHSASEATLRYTMEPKEFENRFLPYDVLTNLAHVTMLNRQGFLTDDELADLRAALTDLYHEADEVEGEDVHTFVEERVTRRTEAGKKMHLARSRNDQVFVDTRLFMKDATIDLAHRILDFVDALRTFAEEENVLIPGYTHQQQAMPSSTGLWASSYVDALIDDLRSLRATYRIIDSNPLGAAASYGTSLDIDRDLTTELLGFAGKQHNPIYCSNRGKQELQLLQTLDLVMLDIQKLAEDIINFSEDQQFFELDDDYTTGSSIMPQKRNPDILELARAKAEEVSAGKEAVRRIIGKLPSGYNRDSQQTKGHLIEGIDTVRATVDILTPLIESMELSDDFEIDDGIFAAYTANQLVQEGMAFRDAYHEVKSSGEYERHDEVAEPVHQPIGDLREFWTAEREMFDAMSERLLTTD, encoded by the coding sequence ATGCTTTGGGAGAACACCGAGCACTCGGCGAGCGAGGCGACGCTCCGGTATACGATGGAGCCGAAGGAGTTCGAGAACCGGTTTCTCCCGTACGACGTGCTGACGAACCTCGCACACGTGACGATGCTGAACCGGCAGGGGTTCCTGACCGACGACGAACTCGCCGACCTCCGGGCGGCACTCACCGACCTCTACCACGAGGCCGACGAGGTGGAAGGCGAGGACGTACACACGTTCGTCGAGGAGCGGGTCACCCGGCGAACGGAGGCGGGCAAGAAGATGCACCTTGCCCGTTCGCGCAACGATCAGGTGTTCGTCGACACGCGCCTGTTCATGAAGGACGCGACCATCGACCTGGCCCACCGGATTCTCGACTTCGTCGACGCGCTCCGCACCTTCGCCGAGGAAGAGAACGTCTTGATTCCGGGCTACACCCACCAGCAACAGGCGATGCCGTCGTCGACGGGGCTGTGGGCGTCGAGCTACGTCGACGCGCTGATCGACGACCTGCGCTCCCTGCGAGCGACCTACCGCATCATCGACTCGAACCCCCTCGGCGCCGCCGCGTCGTACGGCACCAGCCTCGACATCGACCGCGACCTGACGACCGAACTGCTGGGCTTCGCGGGGAAACAACACAACCCCATCTACTGCTCGAATCGGGGCAAACAGGAGCTCCAACTGCTACAGACGCTCGATCTGGTGATGCTCGACATCCAGAAACTCGCCGAGGACATCATTAACTTCTCCGAGGACCAGCAGTTCTTCGAACTCGACGACGACTACACTACGGGGAGTTCGATCATGCCCCAGAAGCGCAATCCGGACATCCTCGAACTCGCGCGGGCGAAAGCGGAGGAGGTGTCGGCGGGCAAGGAGGCCGTCCGGCGCATCATCGGCAAACTCCCGAGCGGCTACAACCGCGACAGCCAGCAGACCAAAGGCCACCTGATCGAGGGTATCGACACGGTGCGGGCGACGGTGGACATCCTCACGCCCCTGATCGAGAGCATGGAGCTTTCGGACGACTTCGAGATAGACGACGGCATCTTCGCCGCCTACACCGCAAACCAGCTAGTCCAGGAGGGGATGGCCTTCCGCGACGCGTATCACGAGGTGAAATCGAGCGGGGAGTACGAACGCCACGACGAGGTGGCCGAACCGGTACACCAGCCGATCGGTGACCTGCGCGAGTTCTGGACCGCGGAGCGCGAGATGTTCGACGCGATGTCGGAGCGCTTGCTAACCACCGACTAG
- a CDS encoding AMP-binding protein codes for MTENREQRTDAVVYSPSQSFVESTNVYDFMRTYDIDDYEELIERTTTAVPGEPRSGVTWFWDELVDYLGIDFYEEYDAVRNDAEGPQFTEWYPGGRLNAAHNTVDRYAAPDAETRNKVACIWEGEPGDVREVTYHELARQANRVANYLESKGVETGDTVGLYMPMVPEVVAILYGCFKVGAVAVPIFSGFGVDATATRIGDAEPSVLFTGDGFYRRGSQVTLKESADAAIEEAGHVEHTVVYDRLGLASDGSIPWDDDRDELWAESVAEADDDYDTKSLPADQESMLLYSSGTTGKPKGIVHTHAGALMQAAKEVYFGMDLKPADRFFWVSDIGWMMGPWTLMGTHAHGGTMVMYEGAPDHPEPDRFWQLIDDHGITQFGISPTAIRALRKRGDEWVEDYDLSSLRLLGSTGEPWDPESWLWFYEEVGSGDTPIINISGGTEIMGCFLMPMPITPLKPCTLGGPGLGMDIDIVDRTGDSIADTHERGFLVARDSCPSMTKSLWSGDDRYLEEYWSSFEDLWDHGDWAQKDEDGFWFLHGRADDALNVAGRKVGPAEVEGAAMEHPAVNQAAAVGAPDDTTGTAVVLYTVLEAGEEETDDLREAIRDTVGEELGKPFRPREVLFVDAFPKTQSGKIIRRAIAGIYRGEDLGDMSSIENPDALDEIDAAR; via the coding sequence ATGACCGAAAACCGGGAGCAGCGGACGGATGCAGTCGTCTACAGCCCCTCGCAGTCGTTCGTCGAGTCGACGAACGTCTACGACTTCATGCGAACCTACGACATCGACGACTACGAGGAGTTGATCGAGCGGACGACCACGGCGGTGCCGGGCGAACCCCGTTCGGGCGTCACCTGGTTTTGGGACGAACTCGTCGACTACCTCGGCATCGACTTCTACGAGGAGTACGATGCGGTTCGAAACGACGCCGAGGGTCCGCAGTTCACGGAGTGGTATCCCGGCGGCCGCCTCAACGCCGCCCACAACACCGTGGATCGGTACGCCGCCCCCGACGCGGAGACGCGCAACAAGGTCGCCTGCATCTGGGAGGGCGAACCCGGCGACGTGCGCGAGGTGACCTATCACGAACTCGCGCGGCAGGCAAACCGGGTGGCGAACTACCTCGAATCGAAGGGGGTGGAGACGGGCGACACCGTGGGCCTCTACATGCCGATGGTGCCCGAAGTCGTCGCCATCCTCTATGGCTGTTTCAAGGTGGGTGCGGTCGCCGTCCCCATCTTCTCGGGATTCGGCGTCGACGCCACCGCCACCCGCATCGGCGACGCGGAGCCCTCGGTGCTTTTCACCGGCGACGGCTTCTACCGCCGCGGAAGCCAGGTGACGCTGAAGGAGTCAGCCGACGCGGCCATCGAAGAGGCCGGCCACGTCGAACACACCGTCGTCTACGACCGCCTCGGTCTCGCGAGCGATGGGTCGATTCCGTGGGACGACGACCGGGACGAACTGTGGGCCGAGTCGGTCGCCGAAGCCGACGACGACTACGACACCAAGTCCCTCCCCGCCGATCAGGAGTCCATGCTGCTTTACTCCTCGGGGACGACGGGAAAGCCGAAAGGCATCGTCCACACCCACGCCGGCGCCTTGATGCAGGCGGCCAAGGAGGTGTACTTCGGGATGGATCTCAAGCCCGCCGACCGCTTTTTTTGGGTCAGCGACATCGGCTGGATGATGGGGCCGTGGACGCTGATGGGCACCCACGCCCACGGCGGGACGATGGTCATGTACGAGGGGGCACCGGACCACCCCGAACCCGACCGCTTCTGGCAGTTGATCGACGACCACGGCATCACGCAGTTCGGCATCTCCCCCACCGCGATCCGTGCGCTCCGCAAGCGGGGCGACGAGTGGGTCGAGGACTACGACCTCTCCAGCCTCCGACTCCTCGGTTCGACGGGCGAGCCCTGGGACCCCGAGTCGTGGCTCTGGTTCTACGAGGAGGTCGGCAGCGGCGACACGCCCATCATCAACATCTCCGGGGGCACGGAGATCATGGGCTGCTTTCTCATGCCGATGCCAATCACGCCGCTCAAGCCCTGCACGCTCGGCGGGCCGGGGCTGGGAATGGACATCGACATCGTCGACCGGACGGGTGATTCCATCGCCGACACCCACGAACGCGGCTTTCTCGTCGCTCGCGACTCCTGTCCGAGCATGACCAAGTCGCTGTGGAGCGGCGACGACCGCTATCTGGAGGAGTACTGGAGTTCGTTCGAGGACCTGTGGGACCACGGCGACTGGGCCCAGAAGGACGAAGACGGCTTCTGGTTCCTCCACGGCCGCGCGGACGACGCCCTCAACGTCGCGGGCCGGAAGGTCGGCCCCGCGGAAGTCGAGGGGGCCGCGATGGAACATCCGGCGGTGAACCAGGCCGCCGCCGTCGGCGCCCCCGACGACACGACGGGGACGGCCGTCGTCCTCTATACCGTCCTCGAGGCGGGCGAGGAGGAGACCGACGACCTCCGCGAGGCGATCCGTGACACCGTCGGCGAGGAACTCGGCAAGCCGTTCCGGCCGCGCGAGGTACTGTTCGTCGACGCCTTCCCCAAGACCCAGAGCGGGAAGATCATCCGCCGGGCCATCGCGGGCATCTACCGGGGCGAGGACCTGGGCGACATGAGCAGCATCGAGAACCCCGACGCGCTCGACGAGATCGACGCGGCGCGGTAA
- a CDS encoding ferredoxin--NADP reductase, with protein MTAVTVEAVEEVGTRTVALTLETPGGFDAEPGQFLLVRATIDGSEERRSSGNRSETGGVEETGYYTLSSPDTDGTMEITVEYVPEGTLAPWLAERTAGDEISIEGPFGDVRYTGEGDAVVLAEGPGIGPAVGIAERAREGGHDATVVFWGEDPPHRDRLDALEADGATVLVVESLDEAVDSLTGSDATVYVFGFESFVRDAKTVAEATGAADVRAESFGPR; from the coding sequence ATGACAGCAGTCACCGTCGAGGCCGTCGAGGAAGTCGGCACCCGGACCGTCGCGCTCACGCTCGAGACGCCCGGGGGGTTCGACGCCGAACCCGGGCAGTTCCTGCTCGTTCGCGCGACGATCGATGGCAGCGAGGAGCGACGCTCCTCTGGAAACCGGTCGGAGACCGGTGGCGTCGAGGAGACGGGCTACTACACGCTCTCCTCGCCCGACACCGACGGGACGATGGAGATCACCGTCGAGTACGTGCCGGAGGGGACGCTCGCGCCGTGGCTGGCCGAGCGAACGGCGGGCGACGAGATATCGATCGAAGGTCCCTTCGGCGACGTGCGCTACACCGGCGAGGGGGACGCGGTCGTTCTCGCCGAGGGCCCCGGCATCGGTCCGGCGGTCGGTATCGCCGAACGCGCCCGCGAGGGCGGCCACGACGCGACGGTCGTCTTCTGGGGCGAGGACCCGCCCCACCGCGACCGGCTGGACGCCCTCGAGGCCGACGGCGCGACCGTTCTCGTCGTCGAATCGCTCGACGAAGCGGTCGACTCCCTCACCGGCTCCGACGCGACGGTGTACGTCTTCGGCTTCGAATCCTTCGTCCGCGACGCGAAGACGGTCGCCGAGGCGACCGGCGCCGCCGACGTACGCGCCGAGAGCTTCGGGCCGCGCTGA
- a CDS encoding DUF7120 family protein: MPTAEVSLPDDVDIEIRQLVEDGEFINRDQAVEELLSLGVSAYNTDDSPTQTTDEDLFTQVVDDQQDPAIRNESDDERTL, translated from the coding sequence ATGCCTACGGCGGAAGTTTCGCTGCCGGACGACGTGGATATCGAAATCCGACAGCTCGTCGAGGACGGGGAGTTCATCAACCGTGATCAGGCGGTCGAAGAACTGCTCTCGCTCGGTGTGTCGGCGTACAACACGGACGACTCGCCGACCCAGACGACCGACGAGGATCTGTTCACGCAGGTCGTCGACGACCAGCAAGACCCCGCGATCCGAAACGAATCGGACGACGAACGTACGCTGTAA
- a CDS encoding iron-containing alcohol dehydrogenase family protein — MTDDRRRFEFAYRPGAITCRPGCVADLGSICERHGWPRALVVCGTTVGSTPAVIDPVREGLGDRLAGVFDGTTPEKYLGTAVEGMRRTHAVDADVLVAVGGGSSLDVAKVMATLSTHDDPVGAGTRAIDDAALSFSDGDPLPVVAVPTTLAGADLSTVAGVTFAAGPDADRPPSGGVGDERLMPAAVCYDADLFRTTPESVLTASAMNGFDKGVEALYTSNSTPITDGTAARGLRLLRSGLPTLCEDPMDAHRLDDVLAGIVCVQYGVSEPGAYKLSIVHAFGHGFSRNTDAHQGVVHGIVAPHVLRYLFEHVDGRRDLLAEALGVDSDTDEATAEAVVDAVAAVRDDLGLPERLRSIDGLARADLDDIAERIVDDSLMATVPDGLDPTVGDVRAVLAAAW, encoded by the coding sequence ATGACCGACGACCGACGGCGATTCGAGTTCGCGTACCGACCGGGAGCGATCACGTGTCGCCCGGGCTGTGTGGCCGACCTCGGTTCGATCTGTGAGCGCCACGGGTGGCCGCGGGCGCTCGTCGTCTGTGGCACCACCGTCGGGTCGACGCCGGCGGTGATCGACCCGGTCCGGGAGGGGCTGGGCGACCGGCTCGCAGGCGTCTTCGACGGGACGACACCCGAGAAGTATCTCGGCACCGCCGTCGAGGGGATGCGGCGCACCCACGCCGTCGACGCCGACGTTCTCGTCGCCGTCGGCGGCGGGAGTTCCCTCGACGTGGCGAAAGTGATGGCGACGCTGTCGACCCACGACGACCCGGTCGGAGCCGGGACCCGGGCCATCGACGACGCCGCGCTCTCGTTTTCCGACGGCGACCCGCTTCCCGTCGTCGCCGTGCCGACGACGCTCGCGGGCGCCGACCTCTCGACCGTCGCGGGCGTCACGTTCGCCGCGGGACCGGACGCCGACCGCCCGCCGAGCGGCGGCGTCGGTGACGAGCGACTGATGCCCGCCGCGGTGTGTTACGACGCCGACCTCTTCCGGACGACGCCCGAATCCGTGCTGACCGCCTCGGCGATGAACGGCTTCGACAAGGGCGTGGAGGCGCTGTACACCAGCAACTCGACGCCGATCACCGACGGCACGGCGGCGCGCGGCCTCCGCCTCCTGCGGTCGGGGCTGCCGACGCTTTGCGAGGACCCGATGGACGCCCACCGACTCGACGACGTCCTCGCGGGCATCGTCTGTGTCCAGTACGGCGTCTCGGAACCCGGTGCGTACAAGCTCTCGATCGTTCACGCCTTCGGCCACGGGTTCTCGCGAAACACCGACGCCCACCAAGGCGTCGTCCACGGCATCGTCGCCCCGCACGTCCTGCGCTACCTGTTCGAACACGTCGACGGCCGGCGCGACCTGCTGGCGGAGGCGCTGGGCGTCGATTCCGACACCGACGAGGCGACTGCCGAGGCCGTCGTCGACGCGGTGGCGGCCGTTCGCGACGACCTGGGGCTCCCGGAGCGTCTACGGTCGATCGACGGCCTCGCACGCGCCGACCTCGACGACATCGCCGAGCGTATCGTCGACGACTCGCTGATGGCGACGGTTCCGGACGGCCTCGATCCGACGGTCGGGGACGTGCGGGCGGTGCTTGCCGCGGCGTGGTAG
- a CDS encoding iron-containing alcohol dehydrogenase: MHDTVLSSGTRTVVSPGRIELGVGAVDTIGRHAARYGDTALVVATEQIFEFHGDTVVDVLDAAGVESVVYTDVRPDPTVENIESAHELYERESCDLIVTLGGGSSIDTGKGVGILAANEGSIRDFGVDRAGYEGVPNPSPPLIAVNTTAGTGSEATRSVVVSDESTSTKFLIVSANVVPDVAIEDPELTVSLPKSHTAFTGIDALTHAIEAYVSVKSYSVPDGYAEEAMERIVRSLPVAWANGDNLDARADVVVGQLQAGQAFTNASVALVHGLARPLGAQLHIPHGLANGLILPYVVDFSSMAAPEKYAEVARILGVADAHTPTREAADAAAEGILRLCRDVDLTGYLDDFGEVPSRDAYLDVVDEMTQDAIDSGSPDNNPRKPTRDEIADLYTTIYDDALAPDSPRRS, from the coding sequence ATGCACGACACCGTACTATCGAGCGGGACGCGCACGGTGGTCTCGCCGGGACGGATCGAACTCGGCGTCGGCGCGGTCGACACTATCGGGCGCCACGCGGCGCGCTACGGCGACACGGCGCTCGTCGTCGCCACCGAACAGATCTTCGAGTTCCACGGCGACACCGTGGTCGACGTTCTCGACGCCGCGGGCGTCGAGTCGGTCGTCTACACCGACGTTCGCCCCGACCCCACCGTCGAGAACATCGAGAGCGCCCACGAGTTGTACGAGCGAGAGAGCTGTGATCTGATCGTCACGCTCGGTGGCGGGTCGTCGATAGACACCGGAAAGGGTGTGGGCATCCTCGCCGCCAACGAGGGGTCGATCCGCGACTTCGGCGTCGACCGCGCGGGCTACGAGGGCGTCCCCAACCCCTCGCCGCCGCTCATCGCGGTCAACACAACCGCCGGGACGGGCAGCGAGGCCACCCGCTCGGTCGTCGTCAGCGACGAGTCCACGTCGACGAAGTTCCTCATCGTCTCCGCGAACGTCGTCCCGGACGTAGCCATCGAGGACCCCGAACTCACCGTCTCCCTGCCCAAGAGCCACACCGCCTTCACCGGCATCGACGCGCTCACCCACGCCATCGAGGCGTACGTCTCGGTCAAGTCCTACAGCGTCCCCGACGGCTACGCGGAGGAGGCGATGGAGCGCATCGTCCGCTCGCTTCCCGTCGCGTGGGCCAACGGCGACAACCTCGACGCCCGCGCCGACGTGGTGGTCGGGCAACTGCAGGCCGGGCAGGCGTTCACCAACGCCTCGGTCGCGCTGGTTCACGGCCTCGCCCGCCCCCTCGGCGCCCAACTCCACATCCCGCACGGGCTGGCGAACGGGCTCATCCTGCCCTACGTCGTCGACTTCTCGTCGATGGCCGCGCCGGAGAAGTACGCCGAGGTGGCGCGCATCCTCGGCGTCGCGGACGCCCACACCCCGACCCGCGAGGCCGCCGACGCCGCCGCCGAGGGCATCCTCCGGCTCTGTCGGGACGTGGACCTCACCGGCTACCTCGACGACTTCGGCGAGGTACCGAGCCGCGACGCCTACCTCGACGTCGTCGACGAGATGACACAGGACGCCATCGACTCCGGCTCGCCCGACAACAACCCGCGGAAGCCGACCCGCGACGAAATCGCCGACCTCTATACGACCATCTACGACGACGCGCTGGCGCCGGACAGCCCGCGGCGGTCCTGA
- a CDS encoding IS6 family transposase — MAESERLSECIEWIDLSFVERKRTPEWAIQVGIRCHLAGMSTRDASQFLDELGVQRSHVAVHNWVHKADLQPISTVSADQLAVDEKVIRINGDDYWLYGAVDPETNDILQFRLFPTTTKQTTRWFLAELHRQYRLDGVEFLVDDADYLVNVLDEDGYRFRMISHGNRNAIERVFWEIERRTSSFATSFSHVEPQTAESWLQALAVRHNSRQS; from the coding sequence ATGGCAGAATCCGAACGCCTCAGCGAGTGTATCGAGTGGATCGACTTGTCGTTTGTGGAGCGCAAGCGGACTCCCGAGTGGGCGATTCAAGTGGGCATCCGGTGTCATCTCGCCGGCATGTCAACGAGAGATGCCAGTCAGTTTCTCGATGAGTTGGGAGTCCAACGTAGTCACGTCGCGGTTCACAACTGGGTGCATAAGGCTGATCTACAGCCGATTTCGACGGTGAGTGCGGATCAACTTGCGGTCGACGAGAAGGTGATCCGCATCAACGGCGACGACTACTGGCTGTACGGTGCCGTTGATCCCGAAACGAACGATATCCTGCAGTTTAGGCTGTTTCCGACGACGACGAAACAGACAACGCGATGGTTTCTGGCCGAGCTGCATCGGCAATATCGGCTCGATGGCGTCGAGTTCCTCGTCGACGATGCCGATTATCTAGTGAACGTTCTCGACGAAGACGGCTACCGATTCCGGATGATTTCACACGGGAATCGGAATGCTATCGAACGTGTCTTTTGGGAGATAGAACGACGAACCTCCTCGTTTGCAACTAGTTTTAGCCATGTCGAACCGCAGACAGCAGAATCGTGGCTCCAAGCCCTCGCCGTCCGGCACAATTCACGCCAAAGTTAA
- a CDS encoding inositol monophosphatase family protein, whose protein sequence is MDRETMAVRAAREGAAVATDLFGTALDVATKGSATDYVTEADTGAQRRIVECIADAYPEDAVVGEEGDGRQRLRPGETAWVIDPIDGTTNYVRGVPVWATSVAVVKDGETVAAANCLPAIDAEYHAGSDGAIVDDDPASVSDATTLETSIVAPTLRYGREHGGAYGRLLDTLSPTVGDVRRLGSAQATLSFVADGRVDAAVGVVPAHPWDTVAGVHLIRQAGGTVTDLSGDRWTPRSEGLVASGGGIHDDLLALLS, encoded by the coding sequence ATGGATCGTGAGACGATGGCGGTTCGGGCGGCCCGCGAGGGCGCAGCCGTCGCCACCGACCTGTTCGGTACGGCGCTCGACGTGGCGACGAAGGGGTCGGCGACCGACTACGTCACGGAAGCCGACACCGGAGCGCAGCGCCGGATCGTCGAGTGCATCGCCGACGCGTACCCCGAGGACGCCGTCGTCGGCGAGGAGGGTGACGGTCGACAGCGGCTCCGTCCGGGCGAGACGGCGTGGGTGATCGACCCCATCGACGGGACGACGAACTACGTCCGCGGGGTGCCCGTCTGGGCGACGAGCGTCGCCGTCGTCAAGGACGGCGAGACGGTCGCCGCCGCGAACTGTCTCCCGGCCATCGACGCCGAGTATCACGCGGGGAGCGACGGCGCCATCGTCGACGACGACCCGGCGTCGGTCAGCGACGCGACGACTCTGGAGACGAGCATCGTCGCGCCGACGCTCCGGTACGGCCGCGAACACGGCGGCGCCTACGGGCGCTTGCTCGATACCCTCTCACCCACCGTCGGCGACGTGCGCCGACTGGGCTCGGCGCAGGCGACGCTCTCGTTCGTCGCGGACGGGCGCGTCGACGCCGCGGTCGGCGTCGTTCCGGCCCACCCGTGGGACACCGTCGCGGGCGTCCACCTGATCCGGCAGGCCGGGGGGACCGTCACCGACCTCTCGGGCGACCGCTGGACGCCGCGGAGCGAAGGACTGGTCGCCTCCGGCGGTGGGATTCACGACGACCTGTTGGCGCTTCTGTCGTAG
- a CDS encoding SDR family NAD(P)-dependent oxidoreductase: protein MVDYDHTPVTVAGKRAVVIGGTSGIGRALAHGFAADGADVVATSRGAESVAETAAELRELGAETVEKTCDVTDRESLVDLRDATVDALGGIDVLVASQSAISRSSLADGTEEEWQTVFDVQLDGTYRATQLFAERMDEGAIIPISSISNGLAIPNLVPYTTAKGGIDAFTRVAAEELGPEIRVNAIRPGFVRTEQTGGTYDEGTERHAEIARRTTTGRLADPGEVVGAAIYLASDAASYTNGTVLTVDDGFTHGAFGE, encoded by the coding sequence ATGGTGGATTACGACCACACGCCGGTAACGGTCGCGGGCAAACGGGCGGTCGTCATCGGTGGGACGAGCGGTATCGGACGGGCGCTGGCCCACGGATTCGCGGCCGACGGCGCCGACGTGGTCGCGACGAGTCGGGGCGCCGAGAGCGTGGCCGAGACGGCGGCCGAACTCCGCGAACTCGGCGCCGAGACGGTCGAGAAGACCTGTGACGTGACTGATCGCGAGTCGCTGGTCGACCTGCGCGACGCCACGGTCGACGCCCTCGGCGGGATCGACGTGCTGGTGGCCTCACAGAGCGCCATCTCCCGGTCGAGCCTGGCCGACGGCACCGAGGAGGAGTGGCAGACGGTGTTCGACGTGCAGTTGGACGGCACCTACCGCGCGACACAGCTTTTCGCGGAGCGCATGGACGAGGGGGCGATCATCCCCATCTCCTCCATCTCGAACGGGCTCGCGATCCCGAATCTCGTGCCGTACACGACGGCGAAAGGCGGGATCGACGCGTTCACGCGCGTCGCCGCGGAAGAGCTCGGCCCCGAGATCAGGGTGAACGCCATCCGTCCCGGCTTCGTCCGCACCGAACAGACCGGGGGGACGTACGACGAGGGGACGGAGCGCCACGCCGAGATCGCCCGCCGGACGACGACCGGACGGCTGGCCGATCCGGGGGAGGTCGTCGGCGCGGCCATCTACCTCGCCAGCGACGCCGCGAGCTACACGAACGGGACCGTCCTGACGGTGGACGACGGCTTCACCCACGGCGCGTTCGGGGAGTAG
- a CDS encoding BKACE family enzyme, which yields MRELDKTIVSCAVTGAIHTPTMSPHLPITADEIASEAIAAAEAGASIVHIHVRDETTGEPITDLDLFRQVAETIGADCDAIVQPTTGGAPTMAPEERIRVVPELEPEMASCNMGSINFGLYQLLEKYDEFEYDWEPEYLDGTRDLIFRNTFEDLETILPVFEDHGTMPELEVYDVGHLYNAKHLLDRGLLETPLHIQFVMGIHGGIGASADNLTHLVDVADDLFGDTYTFSVIGAGRNEFPLGTQAVSMGGHARVGLEDNLYLERGRLAESNAELVEKMVRLTREVAGREIATPAETREFLGLEGQSATDF from the coding sequence ATGCGCGAACTCGACAAGACCATCGTCTCGTGTGCGGTGACCGGGGCGATCCACACGCCGACCATGTCGCCACACCTCCCGATCACCGCCGATGAGATAGCGTCCGAGGCCATCGCGGCCGCCGAGGCCGGCGCCAGCATCGTCCACATCCACGTCCGCGACGAGACGACGGGCGAACCGATCACCGACCTCGACCTGTTCCGGCAGGTCGCCGAGACGATCGGGGCCGACTGCGACGCCATCGTCCAGCCGACGACCGGCGGCGCGCCGACGATGGCCCCGGAGGAGCGCATCCGGGTCGTCCCCGAACTCGAACCCGAGATGGCCTCCTGTAACATGGGGTCGATCAACTTCGGCCTCTACCAACTGCTCGAAAAGTACGACGAGTTCGAGTACGATTGGGAACCGGAATACCTCGACGGCACCCGCGACCTGATCTTCCGGAACACCTTCGAGGATCTGGAGACCATCCTCCCCGTCTTCGAGGACCACGGCACCATGCCCGAACTCGAAGTGTACGACGTGGGCCACCTCTACAACGCGAAACACCTGCTCGACCGCGGCCTGTTGGAGACGCCGCTGCATATCCAGTTCGTCATGGGTATCCACGGCGGCATCGGCGCGAGCGCCGACAACCTCACCCACCTCGTCGACGTGGCCGACGACCTCTTTGGCGACACGTACACGTTCTCGGTCATCGGCGCCGGGCGCAACGAGTTCCCCCTCGGCACGCAGGCCGTCTCGATGGGCGGGCACGCCCGCGTCGGCCTCGAGGACAACCTCTATCTCGAACGCGGACGGCTGGCGGAGAGCAACGCCGAACTCGTCGAGAAGATGGTCCGCCTCACACGCGAGGTTGCCGGACGCGAGATCGCGACGCCGGCGGAGACACGCGAGTTCCTCGGTCTCGAGGGCCAGTCGGCCACCGACTTCTAA